acaacgtagaaattgtattgacTTTCGACGTATTACAACGGAGCGGCAACGAAATATCGAGTATACTTACAATCaaatgaacattttttataagcGCGTCATCTTCCGTCAATATGAGGAGCACTATGAGAGACATATATATGTGATGGGAATTGCTGTCCGGAGCGTTGTACAGAACTTGCAGGATCGGtaaaatctgtaaaaaaaaaaaaattgtacagtcaacagcacatcaacatTCCAaagttcattgcaaattcgccccaATCACCGCAGCATAATGATCCATCGAGGGGAAAGTTAACATGCCGTCGACTgtacattgttttgttttgtaatctCAAAAAttgattgtaataaaaaaaaattttggagtatttttatacaattaaactttttttcaaTGATACCTATATTGTtacattcaacgcgtgaccaAATTGatcgtgcagtaaaccgttgaggagttacCTAATCGGGAGCTGATCTTGGGTgcaatcatcaaaattaaacgtaatacaaaattttagctcaATTGCTTGAGGATAACTGCTTCAAAATATtgttgcaagattccatccGAACAAAcatcttactaatataataaatgcgaaagtttgtgagtatgtatgtatgtttgtttgttactctttcacgcaaaatctactggaccgattgtcatgaaatttggtacacgggtagaatataacgtggaataacacatagggcactttttatcccgaaattcccacgggagcgaagccccggggcgcagccagttttatacatatgtgtaatttgtctgtgtatatttattattatttatttattactagctgttgcccgcgacttcgcgaatttttggtaaggagtcaaaattattagagaaatttaactgtacagacaaagcgtaacgacacctatacagaagatgctcatacgactgaaatatatgtttcccatagtttagtttattctttatttatttaaagatacaCTCATATATTGATagttaaaagcttgtaaaaataactcaCCAAATTCTCTATATGTGGATCGCAACTGACGTGCTTTTTATAAGCCTTACACGAGTGCAGCATCaagtataataacaatgtCGAATGTTCACATCCAGCGGTTGCACATAGCGCTTTATGTAGctgaaacaaacaatatacatacagtatcacgtctacATCCGTTACGGGGCAGACAAGACCTAATTGGAGaagacggattttgatgcaataggattgtaaaaaatattatttaactagcttttgcccgcggcatcgCCCTCGTGAATTTCGCGCGGGAACAGTAATTTGTCCGGGGTGTAGTACCTTATGTCCTTcatcatacttcaaactacatgtatgcaaagtttcaagaagattgttcgagtagatagaacgttaagaggtaacaaacaaacttactgtaccatttataatattatagttaactgtaacaatgcagctgaaTCATTATATGAAGAAGTAatgttggttggaaagtccatttaaaGAAGTATCACATAATAAACGTGGGCGAACCCGCAGGCCAAAgctatcaatattatatattaaaaggtataatttattgataataaacCAGTCTGATATGATGACGTAAAAACACATATAAAACTCATTTGGCGCGAACACCACACAAAACCATAGACAAAGCTTGTCAGATAGCAAGTTTTATCCAGATGTCACATGTTGATAGGCAATTGCCTATTAGTGATGTGACATctgacaaaaattataaaaatgaactcaaccatcataaaaacaaaaaaactaaacttttcttacaacttttattaacaattcatcaccataaacgtaatatttttgtagccGTCGATCAAGCATAGCTTACTTAGCGAACATTTTATCAAGTCGTGACATCACTCCTACCtatgtcatttagtatggagagTTTGGACGAGttcaaaaaatgtgtgattttatttttgtcatatctttgacagcaatgtcattatcacagtaattttttcacaagtgtttctattaatattataagggccttcgaagAGTCATCAAACCAAACATTTTCAACTACCATAGATTTTgttataagacctatatttgttaattgacgtccttggagaaaaggctgcggtgaagtttgttgcgccgcttcttcttcacctgcgctttggaagtcggcagagtagacttagtttaaataattttttgacgtccataagtgatgtatatcatcctaaattgaataaagaattttgaatttgaatttgttatttagataaatttattcccgaaggtacatacataaataacacCGTGCGAAGCCGAGGGACGCTAGTAATGGATAATTTACGAATTATACTTACAGAATCCATGTCAATTCTCGGTGGGGTGACCTGGGTACTGGAGTTCGATTCCCGCTGAAGTGACGTCGTCGATGTTTCTGGAACATATCTTTGATCATAATTTCCatctttactattattataaagaggtaagcgtttgtgagtttgtatgtttgaggcgggtaatttccgaaactaccgaaccgatttgaaaaatttatttcaccattagaaaggtacattatccaagatgcTATAgcataggctatattttatgttcgcaaaattcccacggaagcgaagccccgggcaacatctagtaattaaataaatggacaacactcaacatTTTACATTTCCTAAACGTAAttaagaacactctcgatgAAACtcgcttttaaataaaataagaactgGATCAAAACCGGTCCAGCCGTtcggctgctacgatgccacggacagacatacagacatgtTAAAGTTATAAGTCCCCTTCGTGTAACGTCGGGggtttaaaaacttaatacatttccataaaattttctacacgaatagtttaaaactaaaagcTGAAAGTATTACAGTTTCAAAAGGGTTAAAACAACTCTctcatttaaagaaaattactttctaATAGTATCTTTGCAGATATATGAACCCAACCGAGATTGTCCTGGTTGATGAAGGTTGACGTGCGCCTTCGATCTCCAGGACTTACCAACAGTATCCTCGCAGTATAACTTCGTTTTCCTATACAGATTATCCTGGTTGATGAAGGTTGATGAGCGTTATTTGACTCCAGCACTTACCAACAGTATCTTCGTAGTAAATTCACGCGttcctaaaaatattgtgttggTTGATGAAGGTTGACGAGCGTCGTCTATCTCTAACAATCATCAACAGTACCCTCGCAATATAACAACGCGTGTCTCTATACAAATTGTCCTGATTGATGAAGGTTGACTCTTGGTTGATGAAGCATAACTGCCTCCAGCACTCACCCACGGTATTCTCGTAGCACAACAACGCGTTCCTATTCAGATTGTCCTGGTTGATGAAGGTTGACTACTGGTTGATGAAGCTTAACTGCCTCCAGCACTCACCCACGGTATTCTCGTAGCACAACAACGCGTTCCTATTCAGATTGTCCTGGTTGATGAAGGTTCACTACTGGTTGATGAAGCTTAACTGCCTCCAGCACTCACCAGCGGTATCCTCGCAGCACAACAACGCGTTCCTGTACAGATTGTCCTGGTTGATGCAGTGGTTGGCGAGGGCCAAAAGCAGCAGACAAGCCTGGTTGGCCGCGGGGTGCTGCGTCCTCAGCCGGTCCAGCAACacatgtctgtctgtaggTGGTTCTGTGAGGATCGTCGGCGGCGCTGTGTTGAAAGACAGCATATTCCATAGACCAGCtgggaattaaaaaaaaaatactaaatttaaaaaaatcctacaaatattataagtgtatgtgtgtatgtttattactcattcacgcaaaatctattggacggattattatgaaattttgtacacgggttgaaatataactttgaataacacatagggtactttttatcaggGACCGGACCGCTATTCCTTTCACGGGTTTTAGGGGGTTTTTGGAATGGGTTTGGTTTCGAAAGGAACGGAGCACGGAATTACGCAAATTTGCACAGGAGCGGGGtgtgatgaaaactacaccCCTCTCCCCCCGCAGGCATTTGAGGGGAAAGCCAAATAGGGTAAGCGCTATAACGAACGGGTTACCCCTTCGAAAGAGTTAGCCATATCATATGGGAAATAGGAAAAAGGGCTAACCCTTTCAAAGGATTTCCGTGTGCGAAGAGTCTAAAAGACACGAAACGACACAAACCCAATCCAATCACTAGCTAACCCAATCCAAGCACTATCCCATATGGTGAGGCTAACCTCACCATATGGGATAGTGATTGGATTGGATTAGCCATTGAACAGGTTACACAAGAATATGGCAAAGCTTTTCAAAGGATTAAGCAAACGAACGGCTTGTCCGGTCCCAGCTTTTTATCCCAagattcccacgggagcgaagccccggaacGCAGGTagtgacaaataaaattttccccGAATTTGAGCCTAGTCCTAAACCCACCAGCGATGTTGATAATCACGCTGCCggccgcgcccgccgcgccgAACATGCTGGGCGGCGCGGCCGCCATGCTGCACAAGTTCAGCAATAGAGTTTTCACTAACAGCGGCGCGTGCATACCGTAACGACCTTGGTATAACGTCCTGAAACAAAAAGGGATAACAATTAGACAAATTAGAAAAGCCCCCGCCTTTCAATTTTTGAACGgccgaaccgattttgttcaaacatatctaagaaccaacgcataaaaatttgatgcCAAATAAAAAGAACCGCATCctaatcggttcacccgttgatgacctacggtgccacgtacacagacagacagacacaaattcaaacttataacatccctcttttagttaaaaatatatgtgaacAAAATCAAGTTGAGTTAAcccgaagcggtggtggtcgaGTGATTAAAACCGACATGTggccgaaaggtcccaggttcgaatccaactagtgccacacgagtttgtataccaatctgattagTGTATATtacttttcatagaccaccacttgcttccggtgaaggaaaacatcgtgaggaaacacaTGCATACTTTAAACTTTTGTTCTGTCTCGTTTTGTCAGGAGTAAAAttgctacttttttattatttatttgcccaagcaattaaacaaattcctctgccgcgtctgtctgtttgttcgcgatgaactcaaaaacgacggcgtggattttcatgcggttttcaccaaatgatagtgtggttcctgaggaaggtttaggagtataatttattattgttttgacccgagcgaagccgggacgggcagctagtaaattaattaaaaaatgtgacaATTACTACCTGTATATTAGTGATGTTTCGACCAATCGTGTTTGTCCGTGCGCGCTCGCGAACATGTATACGGACATGAGAACTAACAATGTGTTTATACATTCCAGATGTAGGTAGTACGTGTTGtctctgaaaaaaatattatttttaataaataataaataaatatataaagacaaatcacacagattgagttggccccaaagtaagttcgagacttgtgttataggatactaactcaacaacactgtataacatatagataaacattcaagacccaaGACAATCTGAAAATGTTGATTTTCCACGTTGACcagactggggatcgaacccaggacctccagtgtccggcgtgatgaccattaggccacggaggtcgtcaaaatttttCAGTTCTTATGGTCGTAAAGTTAAATATGAGCATAAAGTAAAATCTCCTTTTGTTTGCTTAAGAgcgtaatttgtattaatttattttaatgtacattttgtctataaaaataaaactaaataaataatatttaaaaataactataaaataaattacaaaaacaaagccGCTTcgcgctgtctgtccctatgtaggctaaaaactataataatttattttggttttacacgagcgaagccgggatgggccgctagtatagttaataacttaaatcaggttataattttttatgaacaagAGAATCATAACGAACTTTAATAATGACATTTAACTTTCCTTCATATgagatattttgaaaaaggGACATTTGAATTCAATAATTTCCGTTTCCTAAAATGtcctacttatttcaaaatgtctataaaaaaatcattacttACGTAACAGGTATATCAATGATTAGTCCTATAAGCGCATCGATCAGGATTTCCACTTTACTCTCACTTCCATTCGTCTTTGGCGAGTCATTTACTTGTGGGACCACAGCCTGATCAGAACTTGCctgaaagaaatatatttccatGACAGTTTCTCTCATTTGAGTGTTTCCAGTTGCTgcagagcccagggtccgcttcgCTACTTTTATTTCTCCAACGTCCGCTTACCCCACCCGTCCGCTTAAGCCCCGCGTATCACACTTTAGAGAAATTACAAAAAGGCGACTCCATTTTGCTTCGTGTATCATTCGGTTGTGATTAGTATGGTAAAAAAAACAGCTGATTCATTCATTTTCGTCTAGTTAGGTATTTTGATTTCGTCGGCTTTGGTCCCATACGAAACTGTTCAGTATCATTGACTGAGCATGCAGACAAAAtgatgccaatgtataaaaaattaatacatttttttttttggtcttTGGTATGGAAGTGTGTATCGCTTACCTCATCCCTAAGCAGTGGTCGCCTCTCAGCCTGGACATCCAAGTGTCTGCTCAGCTCACACTCAGGCACTATCTCCACCAAGTACTTGCTCACAGCGCGGATGACAAATAGAGCGTTGAATGTTTGCCACGCTAACATCACactgaaaaatttttttttacaaaaatgtcattttgcCACTAGCTTAAGGCGGTTTCGCGGCGCCATATTTTGAACAGAACATTGcttaaaaacacaattttatcgTTGTgtgttcaaaaacataaattgtttttgaacaaatgtTCTGTTCAAGACATGGCGCAGCGGAGCCGCCTTTAAGCTTATTATTGTCAGAGACATGTTGACACAagtttatattgatattataacatactaTATACAGTGTCAATCTCCTGAATGTACcctgacgttggcaaaatcatcgttttggtaaaacgatgattttccatgaaagataaaaaaaaatttggtagTCAATGgagctttataaagtagatactgtgcataaaataaaaaacatgagtttttttttaatgttcaaaCATTCTTTCTGATTCTTTGCAATTGAGGGGTTATTACacataaatatgtttgaaatCTAACCAGTGTTCAGCTTATTATGACCtccatacaatacatacattgcaagttaaacaacagtttataaaagtaaataaaccattttattttaggcaATAAGTacagtgtaaaaaaaactcactTGTCACTATTAGGAGAAGCCAGCAGCTCCGTGGCGCGAGTAATGAAGACTTGAACTAAGGAACCAAAATTTCCAGTTTGCGGATTGTTCTGAAGAAATGTTTGCAGTAACACTTCCGTGCTGGAGTCAAACACCAGTTGCTCTTTGCTGGAAGATTAAAAGGATATCTTGTTAAACATACCATGCTTCTTTAATAACATCACAAGTTAATGAGATATGTACAGTTGTTTGACGGCCTTGCTAAAGGCGAAACAGCCACCAGCGTCGACATtgcagtcagggttgtcacaaaatgaaaataacatgatatgtgtatattatatgttaactAGTGACCCGGCCTGACTTAGTGGTCTAATAGGCAGTTTTACATGCATAaacatttgttaataaattgtctaaacatCAGTAAACTGCGTCAAAATCCTtagcaaatcacacagattaagttatAACCAAAGTAcctaagttctagacttgtgttatgggatactaaatcaacgatacaatattttataacatatacatataaagataaacatccaagacccgggccaatcaaaaaaagatcattttccatcatgacccgaccggggatcgaaccctggacctctcggtttagaggcaagcactttaccactgcaccaccgaggttgCAGGTCATTGTGTACTTTAAGTGAAGAAAGTGTGGATTTTCTAGTGTGaaagtacaaaaatacttacgcTGTGGCAGGCGGGTTGATGTTGAATGCCAGGAGCTGGTTCCAAAAGGGATCGTTGGCGCATATCACTTCGTTCGAGCAGAACCTTGTGAGCAGCTCGTTGGACGAGAGATCAGAGTATCTGCTGATGGCCACCCCCATTTTCCtagaatatttcttttttttttaatgaatagtCAACTTAACACTTTCACTGCTATAGTAGTcgtaacaattaaacttcttttGGGTATCGTCGAGCGTCAGCGAACGTGTTAAAGGACCACTAGGCACTAACTGTACTAGTTTGAGAGGACTTGTCACCTGTCTGGTGCTCGCACTGGTGTGcccaaaatttaataatgataataaacacTAAGCTTGTACTATTTCAAATGACATAAATACAGAATAGACAGAAATGTTTATCTGCCATCGCCACAAGATCTATAATgaaaaggttccaggttcttCTAAACATATGATTAAGTTTAAGTTAGTAGTTAGTAAGacttttataagtaaaatatttttttatgtcaattagagatgtattataaataaatatattagtacaaattacacagattgagctagccccaaagtaagttctagacttgtgttatgggatactaactcaacgatactatattttataatctatacatatatagaaaaacatccaagacctgggccaatcagcaaatcattttccatcatgacccaaccggggatcgaacccgggacctctcagttcagtggcaagaactttaccactgcgccactgaggtcgtcaatatatacacattatatcaacttaattgcaaaaaaataaattctacatGTGCCTCATGAGTTtatatagtagtttgtagaccaccacttgcttctggtgatggaaaacattgtgaggaaacctgcatactgaTCGACTATTAAATTCACCAGTGTATTGCGACAatttgtcactagatggcggtggtagtaaaaatcatgtcagatgcaaaagtaaaataaatagtattatacTTTAACTATATGCGTAGGCATATAGTTAAAGTATTTCTATTTGTTTCGTCGCTGTAAGTAATCCTAAATAGTgataaatgaataaactaaaattacaaaatataggtatgtataaagAGTATACGATATAAATACTATCTGgtacaatatttatgaagTGCTCTAAGATTTACattgtttatatgtattatagtaTGTTTGCAAAACTACGACATCAATTGGTACACCCAGATTTTATGGTAATTGAAAGCGATACCTCCA
This Plodia interpunctella isolate USDA-ARS_2022_Savannah chromosome 27, ilPloInte3.2, whole genome shotgun sequence DNA region includes the following protein-coding sequences:
- the LOC128681441 gene encoding dymeclin — protein: MGVAISRYSDLSSNELLTRFCSNEVICANDPFWNQLLAFNINPPATAKEQLVFDSSTEVLLQTFLQNNPQTGNFGSLVQVFITRATELLASPNSDNVMLAWQTFNALFVIRAVSKYLVEIVPECELSRHLDVQAERRPLLRDEASSDQAVVPQVNDSPKTNGSESKVEILIDALIGLIIDIPVTDNTYYLHLECINTLLVLMSVYMFASAHGQTRLVETSLIYRTLYQGRYGMHAPLLVKTLLLNLCSMAAAPPSMFGAAGAAGSVIINIAAGLWNMLSFNTAPPTILTEPPTDRHVLLDRLRTQHPAANQACLLLLALANHCINQDNLYRNALLCCEDTAETSTTSLQRESNSSTQVTPPRIDMDSLHKALCATAGCEHSTLLLYLMLHSCKAYKKHVSCDPHIENLILPILQVLYNAPDSNSHHIYMSLIVLLILTEDDALIKNVHLIMIKNPMWYTERAISEISVGGLMVLVLVRALQHNMARVRDKYLHTNCLAAIANMSCEFRNLHPYVAQRLVSLFETLSKRRARLFAEVEELDNNADLPHSTLEKTEEMMDHVLVLDEVLRMLLEIINSCLSHQLVNNLNMVYALLHKRELFSKQQHHITQNIEMVIGYFSTRLQRVQEGAGDLGVHEVLACIKKGAEQWSSDRLKKFPDLKFRYVEEEKPEEFFTPYVWSLISTCGSIFWSSERANLLEC